In Plasmodium gaboni strain SY75 chromosome 8, whole genome shotgun sequence, one DNA window encodes the following:
- a CDS encoding hypothetical protein (conserved Plasmodium protein, unknown function): MDIVPFEEEDNNIKGSESSSNVVDKDCKTFYLLNPDGILDSVAGLENLCISYMNISYKPIICYKCLSFFECENNCNFIRCPKCKIINSVVPHDKLGRKVIIVICYQCNNRNITNIECIYIRCYLCNSINYSKYTPFNINIDETKYDNKFKYKDKEKHKREQKEKKKKRIKNNNNNNNNNNNNYYYFKYNCSNKNKHNYTNKKNKNNNMGKKIINLFNLSTMFTCIKLPKDDTLTSVISSIGEREINSDYRCSRKNSAPSINTENNSIYNRYRINSITSINDNTSQQMNNEEKQQNEDFIFHPNDFFNNENLNNYLYGERLDEEFIYNNNRNNNNNNNNNYQRKHFSNEPFHGYVPDGRFIQDDNRKKFIKTGNSNNNYYNNNYNNYNNYNSNEPFNNEYIRNPTNNYNNINNNYIQKNNNNNNNYIKMNDNRNMYIKDSNKGMYNNNNNNMMMMNQDYNNYKQNYYQNNPQGTWNKDNKIYPSNDYKSNRQDNYYDRIGGLVENGNVKKKAMMFNNMAHDSSSKHHASKNQSLLDIEKQKENDVKACIEYFNKLKKGNDINLKAILERGNYKELNIPKEHLENGIFYKNVEFYQKHNLKNYVDHYNKTNAIMENKNYINKDLSKHNNNEYYKDKHLNTDNKNKFSDNSNINNSNNKYDEDKNKKNKRSANDLYDSKQSNTYDANANNKKKIKNENARKPTFYTKEELIKDFFR; encoded by the coding sequence atggATATAGTGCCTTTTGAAGAGGaggataataatataaaaggCAGTGAATCCTCAAGTAATGTAGTGGATAAAGATTGtaaaacattttatttattgaatCCAGATGGTATTCTCGATTCAGTAGCAGGGTTAGAAAATTTATGTATATCTTATATGAACATATCTTATAAACCcataatatgttataaatgtttatcattttttgaATGTGAAAATAATTGTAATTTTATAAGGTGTCCTAAGtgtaaaataataaattctGTAGTACCTCATGATAAATTAGGAAGAAAAGTAATAATAGTTATATGCTACCAGTGTAATAATAGAAACATAACAAATATAgaatgtatatatattcgTTGTTATTTATGTAATTCTATTAATTATTCCAAGTATACAccttttaatattaatatagatgaaacaaaatatgacaacaaatttaaatacaaagataaagaaaaacatAAGAGAgaacaaaaagaaaaaaaaaagaaaagaataaaaaataacaacaataataacaataataataataataattattattattttaaatataattgttcaaataaaaataaacataattatacaaataaaaagaataaaaataataatatggggaaaaaaataattaacTTATTTAACCTTTCCACTATGTTCACATGTATTAAACTTCCAAAGGATGATACATTAACAAGTGTTATATCATCCATAGGAGAAAGAGAAATTAATAGTGATTATAGATGTAGTAGAAAAAATAGTGCCCCTAGTATAAATACAGAAAATAATAGTATTTATAATAGATATCGTATTAATAGTATAACAAgtataaatgataatacTAGTCAGCAAATGAATAATGAAGAGAAACAACAGAACGAagattttatatttcatcctaatgatttttttaataatgaaaatttaaataattatttatatggAGAAAGATTAGATGaagaatttatatataataataatagaaataataataataataataataataattatcaaCGTAAACATTTTTCGAACGAACCTTTTCATGGGTATGTACCTGATGGAAGATTTATTCAAGATgataatagaaaaaaatttataaaaactggtaatagtaataataattattataataataactataataattataataattacaatTCCAATGAACcttttaataatgaatatattagGAATCCaacaaataattataacaacataaataataattatatacaaaaaaataataataataataataattatataaaaatgaatgaCAATAGAAATATGTATATCAAGGATAGTAACAAAGgtatgtataataataataataataatatgatgatgatgaatcaagattataataattataaacaaaattattatcaaaacAATCCACAAGGAACATGgaataaagataataaaatatatccTTCCAATGATTATAAGTCAAATAGACaagataattattatgacCGCATAGGAGGACTTGTAGAAAATGGaaatgttaaaaaaaaagctATGATGTTCAATAATATGGCACATGATTCTTCTTCGAAACATCATGCTTCTAAAAATCAAAGTCTTTTGGATAtagaaaaacaaaaagaaaatgatgTTAAGGCGTGTattgaatattttaataaacTAAAAAAAGGTAATGATATTAATCTTAAAGCCATACTAGAACGTGGTaattataaagaattaaatatacCAAAAGAACATTTAGAAAACGGaatcttttataaaaacgtagaattttatcaaaaacataatttaaaaaattatgtagatcattataataaaacaaatgcaataatggaaaataaaaattatatcaaTAAAGATTTATCAAAgcataataataatgaatattataaagataaaCATCTTAATACTgataataagaataaattTTCAGATAACTCCAATATTAAcaattcaaataataaatatgatgaagataaaaataaaaaaaataaacgTTCAGCAAATGATTTATATGATTCCAAACAATCTAACACATATGACGCTAATGcaaataataagaaaaaaataaaaaacgAAAACGCACGAAAACCTACATTTTACACAAAAGAAGAATTAATCAAGGACTTTTTTCGTTAA
- a CDS encoding putative RAP protein, protein MYHFKNNSIILNSLKKFIRTGKYKDHIVNYKEILFEEKKKVELKNEEKNEEDINILKLMHIEDLKICKPKNKSLNKKKIIDKEEEKKECRRRRMIDRKEDIKNEESKEHININESTINKEKENYINEGIKYSYNFNKINSHSTKYCNNYINRTYKNSKKNIIYLSNFTVTNSFINKKYYIIKKEKKKKKKNSDVGEDELMLYEKRSLELLNKIKLKNEDKKDEIKNLSDIPPNGLFNNIDNGKYNDKKLDTLNSLNTLNFENKDKIIKKIYKSSINHVRDENLWKKYIQNVFIISSYLDCADIVILFWCFSKIGYRDNRLVNLLCSIVLKKINELSPCAIALLLNSFKKLEIKKYDTIELLTNQFCFHLPNSTYQDIALVSNSLSFFYIYHKNYWKKCILKLQNNSYITYPLHLCLIISAFARLDIREGNILLSFSKVTKRLAPDMSPNNLALVIHSFAKLKFIHPKFFNYLFQHVHVYLGKQLGLTYKVEQKINQNNYNVKKNNNSNNNNCNNNNNNNNNNNNNNNNNNEDVLCDEKNNIVNIHCHNKTNNIIINNKNVEHMNELNNLDESLSKIKNREECKYSKNIMINNINGEEENFKILDNKKCNFNKEETIKSTCIVEHNNENEIYKSNHMNDNIKTNNSYINKSSKHYDNKKKMFDLQSLVLLLYCSTCLITCTEQMTLKLIYLIMPHKDYLGDHKIDKLKYVSDYIQNLFPSTFETFPKNVKDFFYYIDTYEIKKKKLKYSARWINELSRILTKMNVEHIKNVYINNICTDIMLTSTNVIIKCLGPYSYYINSLVTTSISDLRLKILQSKKYKVINLSYHDWNKLNDYEEKIKFLYSFGRHAANIFFINNKNQSLNEQINKQSISTSQLNDNEKVIEDIDIKMKMDYTHNMENQNIKSHSECSIEFNDNIQIDENISSDEEDEILNFLERQKSTMDINENDYTDDIKKIKNYLSSQRGTNGHNV, encoded by the coding sequence atgtatcattttaaaaataacagtattattttaaattctTTAAAGAAGTTTATTAGAACAGGTAAATATAAAGACCACATTGTTAATTATAAAGAGATATTATTtgaagagaaaaaaaaagttgAATTAAAgaatgaagaaaaaaatgaagaggatataaatattttaaaattaatgCATATTGAGGATTTAAAAATTTGTAAACCgaaaaataaaagtttgaataaaaagaaaattattgATAAAGAGGAAGAAAAGAAAGAGTGCAGGAGGCGTCGTATGATTGATAGAAAggaagatataaaaaatgaagaaagtaaggaacatataaatataaatgaatcaacaataaataaggaaaaagagaattatataaatgaaggtataaaatattcttataattttaataaaataaattcaCATAGTACAAAATATtgtaataattatataaatagaaCTTATAAGAATTcaaaaaagaatattatttatttatctaATTTTACTGTTACTAATAgttttattaataaaaagtattatataattaaaaaagagaaaaaaaaaaaaaaaaaaaattctgATGTAGGGGAAGATGAATTAATGTTATATGAGAAAAGATCACTTGAACttttgaataaaataaaattgaaGAATGAAGACAAAAAGgatgaaattaaaaatttaagTGATATACCCCCAAATGGATtgtttaataatattgataatgggaagtataatgataaaaagCTTGATACATTGAATTCATTGAATACATtaaattttgaaaataaagataaaattattaaaaagatataCAAATCATCAATTAATCATGTAAGGGATGAAAATTTGtggaaaaaatatatacagaatgtttttattatatcttcATATTTGGATTGTGCTGAtattgtaatattattttggTGTTTTAGTAAAATAGGATATAGAGATAATAGATTAgtaaatttattatgttcaattgttttaaaaaagataaatgAATTAAGTCCATGTGCTATTgctttattattaaatagttttaaaaaattagaaataaaaaaatatgatacCATAGAATTATTAACAAATCAATTTTGTTTTCATCTACCTAATAGTACATATCAAGATATAGCTTTAGTTTCAAAttctttatcttttttttatatatatcataaaaattattggaaaaaatgtatattaaaattacaaaataattcatatattacATATCCATTACATTTATGTTTAATTATATCAGCATTTGCTAGACTTGATATAAGAGAAggaaatattttattatcatttagTAAAGTTACTAAACGGCTAGCTCCTGATATGTCACCCAATAATTTAGCTTTAGTTATTCATTCTTTTgcaaaattaaaatttattcatcccaaattttttaattatcTTTTTCAGCATGTTCATGTGTATTTGGGTAAGCAACTGGGGTTAACATACAAGGTtgaacaaaaaataaatcaaaataattataatgtcaaaaaaaacaacaacagcaacaataataattgcaataataataataataataataataataataataataataataataataataatgagGATGTATTATgtgatgaaaaaaataatattgttaatatacattgccataataaaacaaacaatataattattaataataaaaatgttgaACACATGAACGAACTTAATAATTTGGATGAATCATTATccaaaattaaaaatagggaagaatgtaaatattcgaaaaatattatgatcaataatatcaatggtgaagaagaaaattttaaaatattagataataaaaaatgtaattttaataaagaagaaaCAATAAAAAGTACATGCATTGTTGAACATAATAATGAGAATGAAATTTATAAGAGTAATCATatgaatgataatataaagacAAATAATAGTTATATCAATAAATCCTCAAAAcattatgataataaaaaaaaaatgttcGATTTGCAATCACTTGTTTTACTATTATATTGTAGTACTTGTTTAATTACTTGCACAGAACAGATGacattaaaattaatttatttgataatGCCACATAAAGATTATTTAGGTGATCATAAAATAGATAAACTCAAATATGTAAGTGATTATATACAAAACCTTTTCCCATCTACTTTTGAAACATTTCCAAAAAATGTAAaagattttttttattatatagatacttatgaaataaaaaaaaagaaattaaaatatagTGCTCGGTGGATTAACGAATTATCACGTATTCTAACAAAAATGAATGTggaacatataaaaaatgtatatataaataatatatgtacaGATATTATGTTAACTTCAACaaatgttattataaaatgtcTAGGTCCATATAGTTATTATATCAACTCCTTAGTCACTACATCTATATCTGATTTGAGGttgaaaatattacaaagcaaaaaatataaagtaATAAATTTAAGTTATCATGACTGgaataaattaaatgactatgaagaaaaaattaaattcTTATATTCTTTTGGAAGACATGCAGccaatatttttttcataaataataaaaaccAATCTCTAAAcgaacaaataaataaacaatcTATATCAACATCAcaattaaatgataatgaaaaagTTATAGAAgatatagatataaaaatgaaaatggATTATACTCACAACATGgaaaatcaaaatataaaatcaCATTCAGAATGTTCCATTGAATTTAATGACAATATACAAAtagatgaaaatatttcatctgatgaagaagatgaaATATTGAACTTTTTGGAAAGGCAAAAAAGTACAATggatataaatgaaaatgattacactgatgatataaaaaaaattaaaaattatttgtCGTCACAACGTGGCACAAATGGACATAATGTTTGA
- a CDS encoding hypothetical protein (conserved Plasmodium protein, unknown function), translating into MTNIIECTFKTPPDSAKTPDNAVIWNQFQYCDEKGWYSLSNHDEIALRPTIFNDKRIKFLVQLPEIPSEFESILSGRYDAKAWGKEDCYVVIEGEKDVHIRLPGFKEKINYNHTERFPTFLKNWKIIVSILNEHVTLIRINAETALIININEKKNVTVKSVDFNNGFLCVNPHSNLAIAYGDFALSSLKKCELIPNIPHEGGKWGFFAHLFKWGHIIIPKELEIKLPSPGLKLIGKKIDTLAIVSIPPNIHIHVKLDGPKCIRKLEYGQDYNITAIKSSESDVDIYILFDGQLLKYEFSFDIRLNKPEKGRSIHAAKLKCINKSKEVTSFIFQETKNCKILLGSNCPSDNLGHLLNAQTIAIFDAEVGEYLSHPQGLQLTSVFNTLSYPVDKE; encoded by the coding sequence ATGACAAACATTATAGAATGTACGTTTAAAACACCACCAGATAGCGCTAAAACACCAGACAACGCTGTTATATGGAACCAATTTCAATATTGTGATGAGAAAGGATGGTATTCACTATCAAATCATGATGAAATTGCTTTGAGACCTACTATCTTTAATGATAAGAGAATTAAATTTTTAGTTCAACTACCTGAGATTCCCTCAGAATTTGAATCTATATTATCAGGAAGATATGATGCAAAGGCCTGGGGAAAAGAGGATTGTTATGTAGTTATCGAAGGTGAAAAAGATGTTCACATTAGACTTCCTGGATTTAAAGAAAAGATCAATTACAATCACACAGAAAGGTTTCCTAcctttttaaaaaattgGAAAATTATTGTTAGTATATTGAATGAACATGTTACATTGATACGTATAAATGCAGAAACAGCActtattataaatataaatgaaaagaaaaatgtaACTGTCAAATCAGTAGATTTCAATAATGGTTTCTTATGTGTTAATCCACATTCTAATTTAGCCATTGCATATGGAGATTTTGCTTTGAGCTCATTGAAAAAATGCGAACTAATTCCAAATATCCCACACGAAGGAGGAAAATGGGGATTCTTTGCtcatttatttaaatggggacatattattataccAAAAGAATTAGAAATTAAATTACCTTCTCCAGGATTAAAATTAAttggaaaaaaaattgataCCCTTGCAATTGTATCTATTCCTCCAAATATTCACATACATGTAAAACTTGATGGACCAAAATGTATAAGAAAATTAGAATATGGTCAAGATTATAACATTACAGCTATTAAAAGCAGTGAATCGGATGTAGATATATACATCCTTTTTGATGGACAgttattaaaatatgaattttCTTTTGATATCAGATTGAATAAACCCGAAAAAGGAAGATCTATTCATGCCGCAAAATTAAAATGcataaataaaagtaaaGAAGTTActtcttttatatttcaaGAAACTAAAAATTGTAAAATATTGTTAGGTTCTAATTGTCCCAGTGATAATCTTGGTCATCTATTAAATGCCCAAACTATAGCCATTTTTGATGCAGAAGTTGGAGAATACTTAAGTCACCCACAAGGTCTTCAATTAACCAGTGTGTTCAATACTTTGTCATATCCAGTGGACAAGgaataa
- a CDS encoding superoxide dismutase [Fe] — translation MVITLPKLKYALNALSPHISEETLNFHYNKHHAGYVNKLNTLIKDTPFAEKSLLDIVKESSGAIFNNAAQIWNHTFYWDSMGPDCGGEPNGEIKEKIQEDFGSFNNFKEQFSNVLCGHFGSGWGWLALNNNNKLVILQTHDAGNPIKDNTGIPILTCDIWEHAYYIDYRNDRASYVKAWWNLVNWNFANENLKKAMQK, via the coding sequence ATGGTTATTACATTGCCCAAATTAAAGTACGCATTAAATGCATTATCCCCCCATATAAGTGAAGAGACAttaaattttcattataataagCACCACGCAGgatatgtaaataaattaaatacGTTAATTAAGGACACGCCATTTGCTGAAAAATCTTTATTAGATATAGTAAAAGAATCATCAGGAGCTATTTTTAACAACGCTGCTCAAATATGGAACCACACTTTTTACTGGGATTCTATGGGACCTGATTGTGGTGGTGAGCCTAATGGAgaaattaaagaaaaaattcAAGAAGATTTTGGATCTTTTAACAATTTCAAAGAACAATTTTCCAATGTATTATGTGGTCATTTTGGTTCTGGTTGGGGATGGCTAGctttaaataataataacaaattAGTTATATTACAAACACATGATGCTGGTAATCCAATTAAGGATAATACAGGTATTCCAATATTAACATGTGATATATGGGAGCATGCTTATTATATTGATTATAGAAATGATAGAGCATCATATGTTAAGGCTTGGTGGAATTTAGTAAATTGGAACTTTGCAAATGAAAACTTAAAAAAAGCCATGCAAAAGTAA
- a CDS encoding hypothetical protein (conserved Plasmodium protein, unknown function), whose protein sequence is MSKISKRGEIYFNGFLKYSKKKQKKKSLGNEDVGKIKDIKKTKISDNLKDINSSYSLDEKRNESINMVSKKKKKYKNNEENEKKNNDIIINDSKKNTNVKSNKNVLKKKLLKKSFTPNFENKTGSIVNNIICDADPSNRDKNNNTLKKEIKRKTTNIQKKKTNNILKLSNSSRKRSNGLKKRNLNSNNSSSYLNNSYGNFSYFTDYNNYSIRNSSYDMSSSHRKNKNNTKRVCVKYKYELPTIASLGKVKKLDYLGLTIDDVELNKKSKKLLYNLSNLYFGNSKLQNSLYCNKNSSHGGKKKKKKKKL, encoded by the coding sequence ATGTCAAAAATAAGTAAAAGAGGGGAAATATACTTTAATGgatttttaaaatattctaaaaagaaacagaaaaaaaaatctcTTGGAAATGAGGATGTtggaaaaataaaagatataaagaaaacaaaaatatcAGATAACCTCAAAGATATAAATTCTTCATATAGTTTAGATGAGAAAAGAAACGAAAGTATAAATATGgtatcaaaaaaaaaaaaaaaatataaaaataatgaagagaatgaaaaaaaaaataatgatataataattaatgATTCGAAAAAAAATACGAATGTAAAATCTAATAAAAAcgttttaaaaaaaaaattgttgAAAAAAAGTTTTACACCAAATTTTGAGAATAAAACAGGTTCTAttgttaataatattatttgtgATGCAGATCCTTCAAATCGcgataaaaataataatacgttaaaaaaggaaataaaaCGAAAAACAACAAACatacaaaaaaagaagacaaataatatattaaagtTATCAAATTCATCAAGGAAAAGGAGTAATggtttaaaaaaaagaaatttaaatagtaataatagtTCATCGTATCTTAATAACAGTTATGGTAATTTCTCCTACTTTACAGActataataattatagCATTCGAAATTCTTCTTATGATATGAGTTCTTCTCAtagaaaaaacaaaaacaatACAAAAAGAGTATgtgtaaaatataaatatgaattaCCAACTATAGCTTCTTTAGGAAAAGTAAAGAAATTAGATTACTTAGGATTAACCATTGATGATGtagaattaaataaaaaatcgaaaaaacttttatataatttatctAATTTATACTTTGGAAATAGTAAACTTCAAAATAGTCTATATTGCAATAAAAATTCTAGTCATGGaggaaagaaaaaaaaaaaaaaaaaaaaattataa
- a CDS encoding selenoprotein (Contains in-frame UGA selenocysteine codon), whose product MILKKVYILFILILFNILSRTVDSGUSKQLHIKLPDEDDDYLAKLIGVFNDICTYSINNKEKIAKILGTSAVSVYTINSLYNSGMTFKKNPHYSFFLPSEKYLLKLINNNINMSNNNIKNIDNLRDIPLFQRTFTNKHNIHMMKTYIVNNFINFINFLPYKLKKESLYNFSKYKEFDGLKHSQNPFTQVQVLNHENNIIIYQAKTKKHYWLHLPFKYNILKLSDDNTTTYILIFIPLYKYYSNYIIEMKITTNKNNDNVIFTSCIKEEKTEDIQNNSFHYDILKSISKHITYDIINGIDNNINILYRRNMKPGKYNFINTTNTLLKAKSYKKKIFALPSFKSLPFKFKRT is encoded by the coding sequence atgattttaaaaaaagtgTATATACTATTCATTCtcatattattcaatatattatccAGAACTGTGGATTCAGGGTGATCCAAACAgttacatataaaattaccagatgaagatgatgatTATCTAGCTAAATTAATAGGAGtttttaatgatatatgtacatattCCATAAATAATAAGGAAAAGATCGCCAAGATATTAGGCACATCAGCAGTGTCTGTATATACTATTAATTCTCTATACAATTCAGGTATgacatttaaaaaaaaccCACACTATTCTTTCTTTTTACCATCAGaaaaatatcttttaaaacttattaataataatattaacatgtcaaataataacatcaaaaatatagataacCTTAGAGATATACCATTATTTCAACGAACCTTTACgaataaacataatattcatatgatGAAAACATATATAGTAAACAATTTTATCAActttattaatttcttaccatacaaattaaaaaaggaatcattatataacttttctaaatataaagaatttGACGGTTTAAAACATTCACAAAATCCATTTACTCAAGTACAAGTATTAAATcatgaaaataatataattatatatcaaGCAAAAACGAAAAAACATTATTGGTTACACTTAccttttaaatataatatattaaaattaagtgatgataatacaaccacttatatattaatttttataccattatataaatattattccAACTATATAATCGAAATGAAAATAACAACTAATAAGAACAATGataatgttatatttaCTTCATGTattaaagaagaaaaaactgaagatatacaaaataaCTCTTTTCActatgatatattaaaaagtaTTTCAAAACATATAACctatgatattattaatggaattgataataatattaatattctttataGGAGAAATATGAAACCAGGAAAgtataattttattaacaCAACAAATACATTACTAAAAGCCAAGagttataaaaaaaaaattttcgCTCTTCCTTCTTTTAAGTCCTTAccttttaaatttaaaaggacataa